From a single Bos indicus isolate NIAB-ARS_2022 breed Sahiwal x Tharparkar chromosome 11, NIAB-ARS_B.indTharparkar_mat_pri_1.0, whole genome shotgun sequence genomic region:
- the CEP68 gene encoding centrosomal protein of 68 kDa isoform X5: protein MALGAEKAEGEASSDTKAPSCGSWSRGEQELIPVGPVLGEQPPRLEAEGGPASPVEGTEGLPGPACYGGVGPGPSRACQPPASGASREPAAGGSKPAFGCVPSAGLETGDLPSAGSQMEETRLPAPEALPQTHAIPRAAALCLGHDADTEDDPSPMESPQVPDLCPQSPISGFPCPSRWRSAVSPGTPAPPSSSCSMSASSPGSSLQGPQEKAEPRSGCLAKVSSSLELAVPPSAPSVVSPGPRLQWLPQPVSSAGDAPGLGRRRLSFQAEYWACVLPDSLPPSPDRRSPLWNPNKEYEDLLDYTYPLRPGPRLPKQLDSHVLAEPVLQDSGIDLDSFSVSPASTLKSPTNVSHSCPPAEAAALSFSGPREPSLKRGPSGVPQKQGGVGLASCSLFASTPRAPSGRATPWVSREPARRNLRDWPPVGRHLELGSPRLRTRDRGWSSPGLEREKGASQGLRRLTCEESGWKPQEEVESDDEYLALPTRLTQVSSLISYLGSIPTLVPLSTDAAEGQSSLDVSDSDGPASLPSDSSQSQLPSGATLRGSWSAEDQKHCLRRSFVHARRSAGEGSLVSSQALGVSSGPVRTRASWSAVLDPDAEGQPPRKGGKQGKESLVQCVQTFCCQLEELIHWLYNVADTTDHLTAPRSNLTGLKSSLQLYRQFKKDIDEHQSLTESVLQKGEILLQSLLDNTPDQTTRTY from the exons ATGGCCCTGGgagcagaaaaggcagagggggaGGCGTCCTCAGACACGAAAGCCCCTTCCTGTGGGAGCTGGAGCCGTGGGGAGCAGGAGCTGATCCCCGTAGGGCCTGTGCTCGGGGAGCAGCCACCACGCCTGGAAGCCGAGGGAGGACCCGCCTCTCCTGTTGAGGGCACCGAGGGGCTCCCCGGCCCTGCCTGCTATGGTGGGGTTGGCCCTGGCCCCTCCAGAGCCTGCCAGCCACCAGCAAGCGGGGCCAGCAGGGAGCCAGCAGCTGGTGGGTCTAAGCCCGCTTTTGGTTGCGTGCCTTCTGCTGGCCTGGAGACTGGTGATCTGCCCTCTGCAGGAAGTCAG ATGGAGGAGACCAGGCTTCCTGCCCCGGAGGCGCTACCTCAGACTCACGCCATTCCCAGAGCTGCTGCTCTTTGCTTGGGACACGATGCTGACACCGAAGATGACCCGTCTCCTATGGAATCGCCGCAGGTGCCAGACCTCTGCCCACAGTCTCCTATCTCGGGCTTCCCGTGCCCATCGAGGTGGAGGTCGGCCGTGAGCCCAGGGACGCCCGCGCCACCATCTTCCAGTTGCAGCATGTCCGCCTCTTCCCCAGGCAGCAGTCTCCAGGGTCCCCAGGAAAAGGCGGAGCCTCGGAGTGGCTGCCTCGCCAAGGTCTCCTCCTCCTTGGAGCTGGCTGTCCCGCCGTCAGCGCCCTCAGTGGTCAGCCCTGGGCCTCGGCTCCAGTGGTTGCCCCAGCCTGTGTCCTCAGCAGGTGATGCCCCCGGGCTGGGCAGGAGACGTCTCTCCTTCCAGGCCGAGTACTGGGCCTGTGTGCTGCCTgattccctgcctccctccccagaccGCCGCTCCCCACTCTGGAACCCGAACAAAGAGTACGAAGATCTGCTGGACTACACCTATCCCCTCAGGCCCGGGCCCCGGCTCCCGAAGCAGCTCGATAGCCACGTGCTGGCTGAGCCCGTCCTGCAGGACTCGGGCATAGACCTGGATAGCTTCTCTGTCTCCCCGGCGAGCACCCTTAAGTCACCCACTAACGTCTCCCATAGTTGCCCACCAGCCGAGGCCGCTGCCCTGTCATTCTCTGGGCCCAGAGAGCCAAGCCTTAAGCGGGGGCCCTCTGGAGTACCCCAGAAGCAGGGTGGTGTGGGGTTAGCATCTTGCAGCCTCTTTGCCTCTACTCCCAGAGCCCCAAGCGGTAGGGCCACTCCTTGGGTGAGCAGAGAGCCAGCCCGGAGGAATCTGAGGGACTGGCCACCTGTGGGCCGGCACCTTGAGCTGGGTTCTCCACGCCTGAGGACAAGGGACAGAGGGTGGTCCTCACCTGGgttggagagggagaagggggccaGCCAGGGCCTCAGGCGCCTCACCTGCGAGGAGTCTGGATGGAAACCCCAAGAGGAGGTGGAAAGTGACGACGAGTATCTGGCCCTACCCACTCGGCTGACACAGGTTTCTAGCTTGATTTCGTATTTGGGCTCCATTCCCACCTTGGTGCCCCTGTCCACGGATGCTGCCGAAGGGCAGAGCTCCCTGGACGTGTCAGACAGTGATGGGCCAGCTTCGCTCCCGTCAGACTCCAGCCAAAGCCAGCTTCCCTCCGGGGCTACCCTCAGAGGGTCCTGGAGTGCTGAGGACCAGAAGCACTGTTTGCGACGCTCCTTCGTCCATGCAAGGCGCTCTGCCGGAGAGGGCAGTCTGGTGAGCAGCCAGGCCCTGGGAGTCTCCTCCGGACCGGTGAGAACGCGCGCCTCCTGGTCGGCAGTGTTGGATCCAGATGCTGAAGGGCAGCCTCCCAGGAAGGGCGGCAAGCAGGGGAAAGAGTCACTCGTGCAGTGCGTGCAG ACATTTTGTTGTCAGCTGGAAGAGCTGATCCACTGGCTGTATAACGTTGCAGACACTACTGACCACCTCACTGCACCCAGATCCAACCTCACAGGCCTCAAGTCTTCTCTGCAGCTTTACCGG CAATTTAAGAAAGATATAGATGAACACCAGTCCCTGACGGAGAGTGTCTTACAGAAAGGGGAGATCCTGCTTCAGAGCCTGCTGGATAATACCCCAG ATCAGACGACTAGAACCTATTGA
- the CEP68 gene encoding centrosomal protein of 68 kDa isoform X7 produces MALGAEKAEGEASSDTKAPSCGSWSRGEQELIPVGPVLGEQPPRLEAEGGPASPVEGTEGLPGPACYGGVGPGPSRACQPPASGASREPAAGGSKPAFGCVPSAGLETGDLPSAGSQMEETRLPAPEALPQTHAIPRAAALCLGHDADTEDDPSPMESPQVPDLCPQSPISGFPCPSRWRSAVSPGTPAPPSSSCSMSASSPGSSLQGPQEKAEPRSGCLAKVSSSLELAVPPSAPSVVSPGPRLQWLPQPVSSAGDAPGLGRRRLSFQAEYWACVLPDSLPPSPDRRSPLWNPNKEYEDLLDYTYPLRPGPRLPKQLDSHVLAEPVLQDSGIDLDSFSVSPASTLKSPTNVSHSCPPAEAAALSFSGPREPSLKRGPSGVPQKQGGVGLASCSLFASTPRAPSGRATPWVSREPARRNLRDWPPVGRHLELGSPRLRTRDRGWSSPGLEREKGASQGLRRLTCEESGWKPQEEVESDDEYLALPTRLTQVSSLISYLGSIPTLVPLSTDAAEGQSSLDVSDSDGPASLPSDSSQSQLPSGATLRGSWSAEDQKHCLRRSFVHARRSAGEGSLVSSQALGVSSGPVRTRASWSAVLDPDAEGQPPRKGGKQGKESLVQCVQQFKKDIDEHQSLTESVLQKGEILLQSLLDNTPDQTTRTY; encoded by the exons ATGGCCCTGGgagcagaaaaggcagagggggaGGCGTCCTCAGACACGAAAGCCCCTTCCTGTGGGAGCTGGAGCCGTGGGGAGCAGGAGCTGATCCCCGTAGGGCCTGTGCTCGGGGAGCAGCCACCACGCCTGGAAGCCGAGGGAGGACCCGCCTCTCCTGTTGAGGGCACCGAGGGGCTCCCCGGCCCTGCCTGCTATGGTGGGGTTGGCCCTGGCCCCTCCAGAGCCTGCCAGCCACCAGCAAGCGGGGCCAGCAGGGAGCCAGCAGCTGGTGGGTCTAAGCCCGCTTTTGGTTGCGTGCCTTCTGCTGGCCTGGAGACTGGTGATCTGCCCTCTGCAGGAAGTCAG ATGGAGGAGACCAGGCTTCCTGCCCCGGAGGCGCTACCTCAGACTCACGCCATTCCCAGAGCTGCTGCTCTTTGCTTGGGACACGATGCTGACACCGAAGATGACCCGTCTCCTATGGAATCGCCGCAGGTGCCAGACCTCTGCCCACAGTCTCCTATCTCGGGCTTCCCGTGCCCATCGAGGTGGAGGTCGGCCGTGAGCCCAGGGACGCCCGCGCCACCATCTTCCAGTTGCAGCATGTCCGCCTCTTCCCCAGGCAGCAGTCTCCAGGGTCCCCAGGAAAAGGCGGAGCCTCGGAGTGGCTGCCTCGCCAAGGTCTCCTCCTCCTTGGAGCTGGCTGTCCCGCCGTCAGCGCCCTCAGTGGTCAGCCCTGGGCCTCGGCTCCAGTGGTTGCCCCAGCCTGTGTCCTCAGCAGGTGATGCCCCCGGGCTGGGCAGGAGACGTCTCTCCTTCCAGGCCGAGTACTGGGCCTGTGTGCTGCCTgattccctgcctccctccccagaccGCCGCTCCCCACTCTGGAACCCGAACAAAGAGTACGAAGATCTGCTGGACTACACCTATCCCCTCAGGCCCGGGCCCCGGCTCCCGAAGCAGCTCGATAGCCACGTGCTGGCTGAGCCCGTCCTGCAGGACTCGGGCATAGACCTGGATAGCTTCTCTGTCTCCCCGGCGAGCACCCTTAAGTCACCCACTAACGTCTCCCATAGTTGCCCACCAGCCGAGGCCGCTGCCCTGTCATTCTCTGGGCCCAGAGAGCCAAGCCTTAAGCGGGGGCCCTCTGGAGTACCCCAGAAGCAGGGTGGTGTGGGGTTAGCATCTTGCAGCCTCTTTGCCTCTACTCCCAGAGCCCCAAGCGGTAGGGCCACTCCTTGGGTGAGCAGAGAGCCAGCCCGGAGGAATCTGAGGGACTGGCCACCTGTGGGCCGGCACCTTGAGCTGGGTTCTCCACGCCTGAGGACAAGGGACAGAGGGTGGTCCTCACCTGGgttggagagggagaagggggccaGCCAGGGCCTCAGGCGCCTCACCTGCGAGGAGTCTGGATGGAAACCCCAAGAGGAGGTGGAAAGTGACGACGAGTATCTGGCCCTACCCACTCGGCTGACACAGGTTTCTAGCTTGATTTCGTATTTGGGCTCCATTCCCACCTTGGTGCCCCTGTCCACGGATGCTGCCGAAGGGCAGAGCTCCCTGGACGTGTCAGACAGTGATGGGCCAGCTTCGCTCCCGTCAGACTCCAGCCAAAGCCAGCTTCCCTCCGGGGCTACCCTCAGAGGGTCCTGGAGTGCTGAGGACCAGAAGCACTGTTTGCGACGCTCCTTCGTCCATGCAAGGCGCTCTGCCGGAGAGGGCAGTCTGGTGAGCAGCCAGGCCCTGGGAGTCTCCTCCGGACCGGTGAGAACGCGCGCCTCCTGGTCGGCAGTGTTGGATCCAGATGCTGAAGGGCAGCCTCCCAGGAAGGGCGGCAAGCAGGGGAAAGAGTCACTCGTGCAGTGCGTGCAG CAATTTAAGAAAGATATAGATGAACACCAGTCCCTGACGGAGAGTGTCTTACAGAAAGGGGAGATCCTGCTTCAGAGCCTGCTGGATAATACCCCAG ATCAGACGACTAGAACCTATTGA
- the CEP68 gene encoding centrosomal protein of 68 kDa isoform X2: MALGAEKAEGEASSDTKAPSCGSWSRGEQELIPVGPVLGEQPPRLEAEGGPASPVEGTEGLPGPACYGGVGPGPSRACQPPASGASREPAAGGSKPAFGCVPSAGLETGDLPSAGSQMEETRLPAPEALPQTHAIPRAAALCLGHDADTEDDPSPMESPQVPDLCPQSPISGFPCPSRWRSAVSPGTPAPPSSSCSMSASSPGSSLQGPQEKAEPRSGCLAKVSSSLELAVPPSAPSVVSPGPRLQWLPQPVSSAGDAPGLGRRRLSFQAEYWACVLPDSLPPSPDRRSPLWNPNKEYEDLLDYTYPLRPGPRLPKQLDSHVLAEPVLQDSGIDLDSFSVSPASTLKSPTNVSHSCPPAEAAALSFSGPREPSLKRGPSGVPQKQGGVGLASCSLFASTPRAPSGRATPWVSREPARRNLRDWPPVGRHLELGSPRLRTRDRGWSSPGLEREKGASQGLRRLTCEESGWKPQEEVESDDEYLALPTRLTQVSSLISYLGSIPTLVPLSTDAAEGQSSLDVSDSDGPASLPSDSSQSQLPSGATLRGSWSAEDQKHCLRRSFVHARRSAGEGSLVSSQALGVSSGPVRTRASWSAVLDPDAEGQPPRKGGKQGKESLVQCVQTFCCQLEELIHWLYNVADTTDHLTAPRSNLTGLKSSLQLYRQFKKDIDEHQSLTESVLQKGEILLQSLLDNTPVLKDVLGRISRQPSALESHADRLYDTILASLDTLAGCTLTPDSTPAAHRSTGVQGISLASSLNEM; encoded by the exons ATGGCCCTGGgagcagaaaaggcagagggggaGGCGTCCTCAGACACGAAAGCCCCTTCCTGTGGGAGCTGGAGCCGTGGGGAGCAGGAGCTGATCCCCGTAGGGCCTGTGCTCGGGGAGCAGCCACCACGCCTGGAAGCCGAGGGAGGACCCGCCTCTCCTGTTGAGGGCACCGAGGGGCTCCCCGGCCCTGCCTGCTATGGTGGGGTTGGCCCTGGCCCCTCCAGAGCCTGCCAGCCACCAGCAAGCGGGGCCAGCAGGGAGCCAGCAGCTGGTGGGTCTAAGCCCGCTTTTGGTTGCGTGCCTTCTGCTGGCCTGGAGACTGGTGATCTGCCCTCTGCAGGAAGTCAG ATGGAGGAGACCAGGCTTCCTGCCCCGGAGGCGCTACCTCAGACTCACGCCATTCCCAGAGCTGCTGCTCTTTGCTTGGGACACGATGCTGACACCGAAGATGACCCGTCTCCTATGGAATCGCCGCAGGTGCCAGACCTCTGCCCACAGTCTCCTATCTCGGGCTTCCCGTGCCCATCGAGGTGGAGGTCGGCCGTGAGCCCAGGGACGCCCGCGCCACCATCTTCCAGTTGCAGCATGTCCGCCTCTTCCCCAGGCAGCAGTCTCCAGGGTCCCCAGGAAAAGGCGGAGCCTCGGAGTGGCTGCCTCGCCAAGGTCTCCTCCTCCTTGGAGCTGGCTGTCCCGCCGTCAGCGCCCTCAGTGGTCAGCCCTGGGCCTCGGCTCCAGTGGTTGCCCCAGCCTGTGTCCTCAGCAGGTGATGCCCCCGGGCTGGGCAGGAGACGTCTCTCCTTCCAGGCCGAGTACTGGGCCTGTGTGCTGCCTgattccctgcctccctccccagaccGCCGCTCCCCACTCTGGAACCCGAACAAAGAGTACGAAGATCTGCTGGACTACACCTATCCCCTCAGGCCCGGGCCCCGGCTCCCGAAGCAGCTCGATAGCCACGTGCTGGCTGAGCCCGTCCTGCAGGACTCGGGCATAGACCTGGATAGCTTCTCTGTCTCCCCGGCGAGCACCCTTAAGTCACCCACTAACGTCTCCCATAGTTGCCCACCAGCCGAGGCCGCTGCCCTGTCATTCTCTGGGCCCAGAGAGCCAAGCCTTAAGCGGGGGCCCTCTGGAGTACCCCAGAAGCAGGGTGGTGTGGGGTTAGCATCTTGCAGCCTCTTTGCCTCTACTCCCAGAGCCCCAAGCGGTAGGGCCACTCCTTGGGTGAGCAGAGAGCCAGCCCGGAGGAATCTGAGGGACTGGCCACCTGTGGGCCGGCACCTTGAGCTGGGTTCTCCACGCCTGAGGACAAGGGACAGAGGGTGGTCCTCACCTGGgttggagagggagaagggggccaGCCAGGGCCTCAGGCGCCTCACCTGCGAGGAGTCTGGATGGAAACCCCAAGAGGAGGTGGAAAGTGACGACGAGTATCTGGCCCTACCCACTCGGCTGACACAGGTTTCTAGCTTGATTTCGTATTTGGGCTCCATTCCCACCTTGGTGCCCCTGTCCACGGATGCTGCCGAAGGGCAGAGCTCCCTGGACGTGTCAGACAGTGATGGGCCAGCTTCGCTCCCGTCAGACTCCAGCCAAAGCCAGCTTCCCTCCGGGGCTACCCTCAGAGGGTCCTGGAGTGCTGAGGACCAGAAGCACTGTTTGCGACGCTCCTTCGTCCATGCAAGGCGCTCTGCCGGAGAGGGCAGTCTGGTGAGCAGCCAGGCCCTGGGAGTCTCCTCCGGACCGGTGAGAACGCGCGCCTCCTGGTCGGCAGTGTTGGATCCAGATGCTGAAGGGCAGCCTCCCAGGAAGGGCGGCAAGCAGGGGAAAGAGTCACTCGTGCAGTGCGTGCAG ACATTTTGTTGTCAGCTGGAAGAGCTGATCCACTGGCTGTATAACGTTGCAGACACTACTGACCACCTCACTGCACCCAGATCCAACCTCACAGGCCTCAAGTCTTCTCTGCAGCTTTACCGG CAATTTAAGAAAGATATAGATGAACACCAGTCCCTGACGGAGAGTGTCTTACAGAAAGGGGAGATCCTGCTTCAGAGCCTGCTGGATAATACCCCAG TGTTAAAGGATGTCCTGGGCAGGATCTCTAGGCAGCCCAGCGCGCTGGAGAGCCACGCGGATCGCCTGTACGACACCATCTTGGCCTCCCTAGACACACTGGCCGGCTGCACCCTCACCCCCGACAGCACGCCAGCAGCACACAGGAGCACCGGTGTGCAGGGAATTAGCCTG gCATCTTCTCTGAATGAGATGTAA
- the CEP68 gene encoding centrosomal protein of 68 kDa isoform X4: protein MALGAEKAEGEASSDTKAPSCGSWSRGEQELIPVGPVLGEQPPRLEAEGGPASPVEGTEGLPGPACYGGVGPGPSRACQPPASGASREPAAGGSKPAFGCVPSAGLETGDLPSAGSQMEETRLPAPEALPQTHAIPRAAALCLGHDADTEDDPSPMESPQVPDLCPQSPISGFPCPSRWRSAVSPGTPAPPSSSCSMSASSPGSSLQGPQEKAEPRSGCLAKVSSSLELAVPPSAPSVVSPGPRLQWLPQPVSSAGDAPGLGRRRLSFQAEYWACVLPDSLPPSPDRRSPLWNPNKEYEDLLDYTYPLRPGPRLPKQLDSHVLAEPVLQDSGIDLDSFSVSPASTLKSPTNVSHSCPPAEAAALSFSGPREPSLKRGPSGVPQKQGGVGLASCSLFASTPRAPSGRATPWVSREPARRNLRDWPPVGRHLELGSPRLRTRDRGWSSPGLEREKGASQGLRRLTCEESGWKPQEEVESDDEYLALPTRLTQVSSLISYLGSIPTLVPLSTDAAEGQSSLDVSDSDGPASLPSDSSQSQLPSGATLRGSWSAEDQKHCLRRSFVHARRSAGEGSLVSSQALGVSSGPVRTRASWSAVLDPDAEGQPPRKGGKQGKESLVQCVQTFCCQLEELIHWLYNVADTTDHLTAPRSNLTGLKSSLQLYRQFKKDIDEHQSLTESVLQKGEILLQSLLDNTPGFSPTGSGCEPGVLSLKLR, encoded by the exons ATGGCCCTGGgagcagaaaaggcagagggggaGGCGTCCTCAGACACGAAAGCCCCTTCCTGTGGGAGCTGGAGCCGTGGGGAGCAGGAGCTGATCCCCGTAGGGCCTGTGCTCGGGGAGCAGCCACCACGCCTGGAAGCCGAGGGAGGACCCGCCTCTCCTGTTGAGGGCACCGAGGGGCTCCCCGGCCCTGCCTGCTATGGTGGGGTTGGCCCTGGCCCCTCCAGAGCCTGCCAGCCACCAGCAAGCGGGGCCAGCAGGGAGCCAGCAGCTGGTGGGTCTAAGCCCGCTTTTGGTTGCGTGCCTTCTGCTGGCCTGGAGACTGGTGATCTGCCCTCTGCAGGAAGTCAG ATGGAGGAGACCAGGCTTCCTGCCCCGGAGGCGCTACCTCAGACTCACGCCATTCCCAGAGCTGCTGCTCTTTGCTTGGGACACGATGCTGACACCGAAGATGACCCGTCTCCTATGGAATCGCCGCAGGTGCCAGACCTCTGCCCACAGTCTCCTATCTCGGGCTTCCCGTGCCCATCGAGGTGGAGGTCGGCCGTGAGCCCAGGGACGCCCGCGCCACCATCTTCCAGTTGCAGCATGTCCGCCTCTTCCCCAGGCAGCAGTCTCCAGGGTCCCCAGGAAAAGGCGGAGCCTCGGAGTGGCTGCCTCGCCAAGGTCTCCTCCTCCTTGGAGCTGGCTGTCCCGCCGTCAGCGCCCTCAGTGGTCAGCCCTGGGCCTCGGCTCCAGTGGTTGCCCCAGCCTGTGTCCTCAGCAGGTGATGCCCCCGGGCTGGGCAGGAGACGTCTCTCCTTCCAGGCCGAGTACTGGGCCTGTGTGCTGCCTgattccctgcctccctccccagaccGCCGCTCCCCACTCTGGAACCCGAACAAAGAGTACGAAGATCTGCTGGACTACACCTATCCCCTCAGGCCCGGGCCCCGGCTCCCGAAGCAGCTCGATAGCCACGTGCTGGCTGAGCCCGTCCTGCAGGACTCGGGCATAGACCTGGATAGCTTCTCTGTCTCCCCGGCGAGCACCCTTAAGTCACCCACTAACGTCTCCCATAGTTGCCCACCAGCCGAGGCCGCTGCCCTGTCATTCTCTGGGCCCAGAGAGCCAAGCCTTAAGCGGGGGCCCTCTGGAGTACCCCAGAAGCAGGGTGGTGTGGGGTTAGCATCTTGCAGCCTCTTTGCCTCTACTCCCAGAGCCCCAAGCGGTAGGGCCACTCCTTGGGTGAGCAGAGAGCCAGCCCGGAGGAATCTGAGGGACTGGCCACCTGTGGGCCGGCACCTTGAGCTGGGTTCTCCACGCCTGAGGACAAGGGACAGAGGGTGGTCCTCACCTGGgttggagagggagaagggggccaGCCAGGGCCTCAGGCGCCTCACCTGCGAGGAGTCTGGATGGAAACCCCAAGAGGAGGTGGAAAGTGACGACGAGTATCTGGCCCTACCCACTCGGCTGACACAGGTTTCTAGCTTGATTTCGTATTTGGGCTCCATTCCCACCTTGGTGCCCCTGTCCACGGATGCTGCCGAAGGGCAGAGCTCCCTGGACGTGTCAGACAGTGATGGGCCAGCTTCGCTCCCGTCAGACTCCAGCCAAAGCCAGCTTCCCTCCGGGGCTACCCTCAGAGGGTCCTGGAGTGCTGAGGACCAGAAGCACTGTTTGCGACGCTCCTTCGTCCATGCAAGGCGCTCTGCCGGAGAGGGCAGTCTGGTGAGCAGCCAGGCCCTGGGAGTCTCCTCCGGACCGGTGAGAACGCGCGCCTCCTGGTCGGCAGTGTTGGATCCAGATGCTGAAGGGCAGCCTCCCAGGAAGGGCGGCAAGCAGGGGAAAGAGTCACTCGTGCAGTGCGTGCAG ACATTTTGTTGTCAGCTGGAAGAGCTGATCCACTGGCTGTATAACGTTGCAGACACTACTGACCACCTCACTGCACCCAGATCCAACCTCACAGGCCTCAAGTCTTCTCTGCAGCTTTACCGG CAATTTAAGAAAGATATAGATGAACACCAGTCCCTGACGGAGAGTGTCTTACAGAAAGGGGAGATCCTGCTTCAGAGCCTGCTGGATAATACCCCAG GCTTCAGCCCCACAGGATCCGGGTGTGAGCCAGGGGTCTTATCTCTAAAACTCAGATAA
- the CEP68 gene encoding centrosomal protein of 68 kDa isoform X3 yields MALGAEKAEGEASSDTKAPSCGSWSRGEQELIPVGPVLGEQPPRLEAEGGPASPVEGTEGLPGPACYGGVGPGPSRACQPPASGASREPAAGGSKPAFGCVPSAGLETGDLPSAGSQMEETRLPAPEALPQTHAIPRAAALCLGHDADTEDDPSPMESPQVPDLCPQSPISGFPCPSRWRSAVSPGTPAPPSSSCSMSASSPGSSLQGPQEKAEPRSGCLAKVSSSLELAVPPSAPSVVSPGPRLQWLPQPVSSAGDAPGLGRRRLSFQAEYWACVLPDSLPPSPDRRSPLWNPNKEYEDLLDYTYPLRPGPRLPKQLDSHVLAEPVLQDSGIDLDSFSVSPASTLKSPTNVSHSCPPAEAAALSFSGPREPSLKRGPSGVPQKQGGVGLASCSLFASTPRAPSGRATPWVSREPARRNLRDWPPVGRHLELGSPRLRTRDRGWSSPGLEREKGASQGLRRLTCEESGWKPQEEVESDDEYLALPTRLTQVSSLISYLGSIPTLVPLSTDAAEGQSSLDVSDSDGPASLPSDSSQSQLPSGATLRGSWSAEDQKHCLRRSFVHARRSAGEGSLVSSQALGVSSGPVRTRASWSAVLDPDAEGQPPRKGGKQGKESLVQCVQQFKKDIDEHQSLTESVLQKGEILLQSLLDNTPVLKDVLGRISRQPSALESHADRLYDTILASLDTLAGCTLTPDSTPAAHRSTGVQGISLVSRATPEEETCPQTPVPDSGTEFLF; encoded by the exons ATGGCCCTGGgagcagaaaaggcagagggggaGGCGTCCTCAGACACGAAAGCCCCTTCCTGTGGGAGCTGGAGCCGTGGGGAGCAGGAGCTGATCCCCGTAGGGCCTGTGCTCGGGGAGCAGCCACCACGCCTGGAAGCCGAGGGAGGACCCGCCTCTCCTGTTGAGGGCACCGAGGGGCTCCCCGGCCCTGCCTGCTATGGTGGGGTTGGCCCTGGCCCCTCCAGAGCCTGCCAGCCACCAGCAAGCGGGGCCAGCAGGGAGCCAGCAGCTGGTGGGTCTAAGCCCGCTTTTGGTTGCGTGCCTTCTGCTGGCCTGGAGACTGGTGATCTGCCCTCTGCAGGAAGTCAG ATGGAGGAGACCAGGCTTCCTGCCCCGGAGGCGCTACCTCAGACTCACGCCATTCCCAGAGCTGCTGCTCTTTGCTTGGGACACGATGCTGACACCGAAGATGACCCGTCTCCTATGGAATCGCCGCAGGTGCCAGACCTCTGCCCACAGTCTCCTATCTCGGGCTTCCCGTGCCCATCGAGGTGGAGGTCGGCCGTGAGCCCAGGGACGCCCGCGCCACCATCTTCCAGTTGCAGCATGTCCGCCTCTTCCCCAGGCAGCAGTCTCCAGGGTCCCCAGGAAAAGGCGGAGCCTCGGAGTGGCTGCCTCGCCAAGGTCTCCTCCTCCTTGGAGCTGGCTGTCCCGCCGTCAGCGCCCTCAGTGGTCAGCCCTGGGCCTCGGCTCCAGTGGTTGCCCCAGCCTGTGTCCTCAGCAGGTGATGCCCCCGGGCTGGGCAGGAGACGTCTCTCCTTCCAGGCCGAGTACTGGGCCTGTGTGCTGCCTgattccctgcctccctccccagaccGCCGCTCCCCACTCTGGAACCCGAACAAAGAGTACGAAGATCTGCTGGACTACACCTATCCCCTCAGGCCCGGGCCCCGGCTCCCGAAGCAGCTCGATAGCCACGTGCTGGCTGAGCCCGTCCTGCAGGACTCGGGCATAGACCTGGATAGCTTCTCTGTCTCCCCGGCGAGCACCCTTAAGTCACCCACTAACGTCTCCCATAGTTGCCCACCAGCCGAGGCCGCTGCCCTGTCATTCTCTGGGCCCAGAGAGCCAAGCCTTAAGCGGGGGCCCTCTGGAGTACCCCAGAAGCAGGGTGGTGTGGGGTTAGCATCTTGCAGCCTCTTTGCCTCTACTCCCAGAGCCCCAAGCGGTAGGGCCACTCCTTGGGTGAGCAGAGAGCCAGCCCGGAGGAATCTGAGGGACTGGCCACCTGTGGGCCGGCACCTTGAGCTGGGTTCTCCACGCCTGAGGACAAGGGACAGAGGGTGGTCCTCACCTGGgttggagagggagaagggggccaGCCAGGGCCTCAGGCGCCTCACCTGCGAGGAGTCTGGATGGAAACCCCAAGAGGAGGTGGAAAGTGACGACGAGTATCTGGCCCTACCCACTCGGCTGACACAGGTTTCTAGCTTGATTTCGTATTTGGGCTCCATTCCCACCTTGGTGCCCCTGTCCACGGATGCTGCCGAAGGGCAGAGCTCCCTGGACGTGTCAGACAGTGATGGGCCAGCTTCGCTCCCGTCAGACTCCAGCCAAAGCCAGCTTCCCTCCGGGGCTACCCTCAGAGGGTCCTGGAGTGCTGAGGACCAGAAGCACTGTTTGCGACGCTCCTTCGTCCATGCAAGGCGCTCTGCCGGAGAGGGCAGTCTGGTGAGCAGCCAGGCCCTGGGAGTCTCCTCCGGACCGGTGAGAACGCGCGCCTCCTGGTCGGCAGTGTTGGATCCAGATGCTGAAGGGCAGCCTCCCAGGAAGGGCGGCAAGCAGGGGAAAGAGTCACTCGTGCAGTGCGTGCAG CAATTTAAGAAAGATATAGATGAACACCAGTCCCTGACGGAGAGTGTCTTACAGAAAGGGGAGATCCTGCTTCAGAGCCTGCTGGATAATACCCCAG TGTTAAAGGATGTCCTGGGCAGGATCTCTAGGCAGCCCAGCGCGCTGGAGAGCCACGCGGATCGCCTGTACGACACCATCTTGGCCTCCCTAGACACACTGGCCGGCTGCACCCTCACCCCCGACAGCACGCCAGCAGCACACAGGAGCACCGGTGTGCAGGGAATTAGCCTGGTAAGTAGAGCAACCCCAGAGGAGGAAACTTGTCCTCAGACCCCAGTGCCTGATTCTGGAACAGAGTTCCTGTTCTAA